TTGTAGTCCTTCACGGCGTAGTAGGAGCCGAGGGAGCCTTTGCGGTTCAGCTCGCCGATCGGGTGGATCGGCATGAGCCAGAGGATGTCGACGCCGAGTGCCTTGAGGCGCGGGAGGTCGGCGGTGACGGCGGAGAATTTGCCGCTCTCGGAATACTGGCGGACGTTGATCTCGTAGATCGTGCTGCCGCGCGCCCAGGCTGGCACGCCGACGGCGGTGTGCATGGCGCTCGGGATGGGCTTTTCGCGCTCGGGCGCAGCGACGGCGAAGACGAGGGAGACGAGAGCCGCGTGGAGCGCGGCGAGGCGGAGGTGGCGACGAATCATGGCGGGAAAACGGATTGGAATCAGAGCGTGGAAACCGTCTCGGTGGAGGCGGCTTCGGGGACGCGTTGGAGCGCGAGCGCGGCGATCAACATGCTCGCACCGCCGACCATCACGGCAGCGACAGCGCGACCGCCGAGCAGGTGTTGCACGACGGGACCGAGCACGGTGGCGGCGAGGATTTGCGGGAGGACGATGAAGAAGTTGAATACACCCATGTAGAAACCCATCTGCGCGGGCGGGATGGAGTTCGAGAGCAGCGCGTAGGGCATCGAGAGGATCGTCGCCCAGCCGATGCCGACGCCCAGCATGGAGACGATGAGCAGCTTCGGCTCGTGCACGAAGCCAACGGAGAGCAGGCCAACGCCGGCGCAGAGCAGGCCGATGCGATGCATGACCTTGGCCGGCACGCCGCGTTGCGCGAGGGCGACGAGGAGGAACGAGACCGCGAAGGCGACGCCGTTGTAAGTGGCGAAGCACACGCCGCCCCACTCGATGCCGCGCTGGTATTCCGGCGAACCGGGACTGCCGCCGAAGACGCCGTGCGCGACCGCGGGGCTGAAATAGATCCACATGCAGAACAGGCCGAGCCAGGTGAAGAACTGCACGACGGCGAGGCGGCGCATGACGTGCGGCATGTTCGAGATGCCGTGAAGAATCTCGCTGACGAAGCCCATCGGCGCCGCGGCCGTGCCGCTCTTCGCCGCGTCGTCCACCTCAGGCGGGTGCTCCTTCGTGGTGACGATGGTGTAGAGCACGGAAAGCAGGTAGACGCCCGCGCCGATGTAGAACGCCAACCGCACGGACTGCGGGATGGCGCCGGCATGCGCGACGTCGTTCGTCACGCCGAGCTGGGTCAGCAGCCAAGGAAGCGAGGAGGAGAGCACGGCGCCGAGGCCGATGAGGAGGCTCTGCATCGCGAAACCGACCTGGCGCTGGTGCGGCGGCATGAGGTCGGCGACGAAGGCGCGGAACGGCTCCATGCTGACGTTGACCGACGCGTCGAGAATCCAGAGCAGGCCCGCGGCCATCCAAAGCGCGCCGGAGTTGGGCATCGCGAGAAGGCAGAGGCTGGCGAGGATCGCGCCGACGAGGAAATACGGACGGCGGCGGCCGAGCGTCTTGTGCCACGTGCGATCGCTGTAGTAGCCGATGATCGGCTGCACAATCAGGCCGGTGAGCGGCGCGGCGAGCCAGAGGATCGGGATGTCGCCCTCGGAGGCGCCGAGATATTGGTAGATGGCGCTCATGTTGGCCATCTGCAGGCCCCAGCCGAATTGGATGCCGAAGAATCCGAAACTCATGTTCCAGATCGCGGGCAGGGTGAGGGGTTTGAGGTCTTTCATTCGGACAACAGGGTTGGGGGCGAAAATCGGTTTTTGTAGGAGCCTGCTGGCAGGCGATGCTTGAAGAGTCGCCTGCAAGCAGGCTCCTACAAGAGGAGGCGCTCAGTGCGCGGGCGGCTCGCTGTAGTCGCGCACGGGGCGCTCGCCGGTGCGGTCGTAGAGCTGGATCCACTGCTTCAACGTCGCGACTTTGTCGGCGCGCAATTTGGCGAGGTCGTCGGCGGTGAAGCGCCAGACCCAGTTGCCGTCCATCGTGCCGGGGCGGTTGAAGGTCGCCTCGGCGCCGAGATCGAGCAGGTCCTGCATCGGGATCACGGCGAGGCGCGAGACGGTCGACAGCGTGGCGCGGATGATCGGCCAGGCGGACTTCGCGTTGCCGTTCAGCTGGAAATAGTCGGCGATTTTGCCCGCGTAAGGTTCGGCCAGCGACTCGAGCCAGCCGCGCGTGGTGACGTTGTCGTGCGTGCCGGTGTAGGCGACGCTGTCGGGCGGGTAGTAGTGCGGGAGGTTCGCGTTGTTGGCGTCGTGGCCGTAGGCGAACTGCACGATCTTCATGCCGGGCAGGCCCGCGCCGCGACGGAGCGCGACGACGCCGGGCCCGATGTAGCCGAGATCCTCGGCGATGATCTTCGCATCGGGCAGCGCCACGCGGATGGCGGCGAAAAACGCCGCGCCCGGGCCGGTGCGCCACTGGCCGGTGCGGGCGTCGGGTGCGTCGGCGGGGATTTCCCAGTAGGTGTCGAAGCCGCGGAAGTGATCGAGGCGGATGATGTCGTAGAGTTCGAACGCGGCGCGCAGGCGATCGATCCACCACACGTAGCCGGTGCCGCGCAGGTATTCCCAATCGTAGAGCGGATTGCCCCAGAGCTGGCCGAGGGCGGAGAAGTAATCCGGCGGCACGCCGGCGACGACGGTGGGCTGGCCGTCCGCGTCGAGTTGGAAGACCTCGCGGTGCGCCCAGGTGTCGGCGCTGTCGAGTGCGACGAAGATCGGCACGTCGCCGATGATGCCGACACCGCGGCGGGCGGCGTAGCGGCGGAGGCGGTCCCATTGGCCGAAGAAGACGTATTGGTAGAACGCGTGGCGCTCGACCTCCTTCTTCACGGCGTCGGGGAACAGCGCGCGCAGCTGCGGCGTCCAGCGGCGCAGCTCGGTCGGCCACGTGGTCCACGCGCGGCCCTGGAAGTGCGACTTCAACGCCATGAAGTCCGCGAACGGTTCGAGCCAGCCGGCGTTGGCGGCGCGGAATTCCTTGAATGAACCCATCGCGTCGATCTCGTCCTTGCCGCTGGCGAGGAAGCGGTCGCTCGCCTTCGCGAGCGCGGTCCAGAAGCGTTCGTAGAGCGCGCCGTAGAAAACCTGGCTGGCGGGCAACGCGCGCAGCGGGACGAGTTCAGTGTCGGTGAGGAGGCCTTCCTCCTTCAGTTCGCCGAGGTCGATGAAGTAGGGATTGCCGGCGCGGCCGGAGAAGAGCTGGTAAGGCGAGTCGCCGAAGCCGGTCGGGCCGATGGGGCAGATTTGCCAGTAGCGGACGCCGGAATCGGCGAGGAAATCGACGAAGCTGCGGGCGCCGGCACCGAGGTTGCCGATGCCGTAATCGCCGGGGAGCGACGAGACGTGCGCGAGCACGCCGGCGGCGCGGATGTTGAGCCAGGAATTCGGTGGCGCTTCCATGTTTCAGCGGAATTCAACGACCCGGGCTTTGCCGGTGTCGGGGAGGCGGAGGGAGACGGAGTCGTTCGCGCCGCGCGACCACGCGTCGGCCGGCAGGGCGCTGCCGTCGACGAACACGGCGTTCGCCGTGACGCCGTGGACGACCACTTCGAACTCGCGTGCGGCCGGCTGGAACGCGCCTTCGGCGCTGAGCGTGAGCTTGCGGTTGGCGAAGGTGAGCGTGGTGCGGCGCAGCGCGCCTTTTTGGTAGGCGGGGGAAAGGCCGTCGTCCTCATAGAGCGAGCCGGCGGCGCCGCCCTGCGCGTCGGGATAGACGTCGAAGCGGAGCGGGTTCCAGGGCTTCTCGCCGGTGTGGCTCATCGCGATGGTCGACGGGACGATCGAGCCGCCGCGGACGTAGAGCGGGAGGTGGTCGAGCGGCACGGCGACGCTGCGCATCTGGCCGCCGGGGACGAGCGCGCCGGTCCAGTAGTCGAACCAGGTGCCGGCGGGGAAGTAGACTTCGCGTTCGCGTTGGGCGGCGCGGGTGACGGGCGCGGCAAGGAGGGCGTCGCCGACCATGAATTGGTCGTCGATCGTCGCGGTGTTTTCGTCGGCTTGGAAATTCAGCACGAGCGGGCGGAAGAGCGGCACGCCGGTGCGCGAGGCTTCTTCCATCGTGGTGTAGATGAAGGGCAGGAGCGCGTAGCGGAGCTTGATGAACTTCCGCGCGATGTCCTCGTAGTAGCGGCCGAAGCGCCACGGCTCCTTGTCGTAGCTGTCGATCGCGGTGTGGTTGCGGAAGAACGGCGAGAAGGCGGCGATCTGGTAGGAGCGGGCGAGGAGTTCGCCGTCGCCGCGGCCGATGAATCCCGGGATGTCGGCGCCGATGAAGGGCTCACCGCTGAGACCGAGCGAGGCGAACATCGGGACGTTGAGCGAGAGGGAGGCGAAGGTGGCGTTGTTGTCGCCGGTCCACTTCACGGCGTAGCGCTGGATGCCGGCGTAGCCGGCGCGCGTGATGACGAAAGGGCGCTCGTTGGGCTTGAGGCGTTGGAGGCCTTCGTAGGTCGCGCGGGTCATGTTCAGCGCGAAGGTGTTTCGCATGCCGTTGTAGGGCGTCTGCTGGCCGAGGTCGTCGAAGCGGATGTTTTCGTGGAGCTTGCCGGACGGGTCGCGGAAGTCGGCGGGCTCGTTCATGTCGGTCCAGATGCCCGCGACGCCGGCGTCGACGAGCGTGCGGTGCCAATCGCCCCACCAGCGGCGGGCGGCTTCCTTGGTGTAGTCGACGAAGACGGATTTGCCGGGCCAGACTTCGCCGACGTAGACGGAGCCGTCGGTCTGTTTGAGGAAGAAGTCGTTTTTCAGGCCTTCGTCGTAGGGCGCGTAGCCGCCTTCGGGCTGATATTTCACGCCGGGGTCGACGATGGTGACGAGGCGGATGCCTTGGGCTGCGAGGCGGCGGGAGAGGGCGACGGGGTCGGGGAAGCGCGACTTGTCCCACGTGAAGACGCGGTAGCCGTCCATGTAGTGGATGTCCAAGTGCAGCACGTCGAGCGGGAGGTCGTGCGCGCGGTATTGGTCGGCGATGTGTTCGACGAGCTTGTCGGGATAGTAGCTGTAGCGGCTTTGCTGGTGACCGAGCGACCAGAGCGGCGGGAGCGGCATGCGGCCGGTGAGCTCGGTGTAGCGGGAGACGACTTTCTTCAGGGATGGGCCGGCGAAGAAATAGTAGTTCAGCTCGCCGCCATCGGCGGTGTAGTTGGCGGATTCCTGGGTGAGGTGGCCGAACTCGAAGGTGGAGCGCCAGGAGTTGTCGTAGAAGAGGCCGTAGGCGACGCCGGCTTCGAGGCCGACGTAGAACGGGATGCTCTGGTAAATCGGGTCGGTGCCTTCTACGTAGCCGGGCGTGTCGGAGGTCCACATGACGAACTTGCCGCGGCGGCGGTCGAGGCGGGCGGCTTTTTCGCCGAGGCCGTAGAAATGCTCCTCGTAGCCGAGTTTCTTGGCGGCGCCGACGGCGCCGGTCTTCGGGTCGCGGCCCATGGGGCGGGCGTCGGCGTTGAGGACGCGGCCGGTGGCGGCGTCGCGGAATTCGATGAGGAGCGGGTCGCGCATGATGACGACCTTCAGCTCGGCGGTCGCGAGCGTGACGGCGGCGGCATCCTCGGAAAACTGGAAGGGGACGGCGGGCCAGTCGGTCTTGGCGACGGCCCAGGAGTGGTCGAGCGCGGGCTTTTGCCCGGCGAAAAGGGTGCGCACGCGGACGAGGTCCGGGGCGAGGAGACTCACGGCGACGGTGGAGCCGTCGGCGGCGGTGAGTTGGACGCCTTGCGCGGTGCGGGTGGTCGACGCGACGGCCGCAATGGGTTGCAGCGAGGAAAAGTCAGCGGCGAGGATCGCGGTATGGCTGGCGATGAGCGAACTAGCGAGGGCGCACACGAGAAGACGCACGGCGAGACAGGGGTTGAGGGAGACGGCGGAGATGACGCGGCCACCAGCTTAGAACTGGTGGCCGCGCGGAAACAAACGGGGACTCAGGGTCCCGGGAATCAGAACTTGTAGGACGCGCCGACCGAGTAGGAAGCGCCGTATTTCTGATAGTTAATCACCTTGCGCGGGTCGTTGTTGTCGTAGGTGACCAGCGGCTCGTTGTTCAGGTTGTAGGCCTGGGCGAGCAGGGTGAGGTTCTTGAGCGGGCCAGTCTGGAACGTGTAGCTGACTTGGGCGTCGATGGTCTTTTCCGGCTGGGCGACGGAGAAGCCGCCGTTCGGGTTGACGTCACCACCGCGGCTCGGGGGTCCGAACGTGGTGATGTATTGGCGGTTCGAGGAACGATACTTCTCGCTCAGGCGGGCGGAGAAGCCGTGGCGCTCGTAGTAGACCGTGAACGTGGCGACCTTGCGCGAATAGCCGGAGATCGGCATGTCGGGACCGGTGGGGCCGAAGGGCTTGACCTTCGAGTCGGTGTAGGCGCCGTTGGCCCAGATGCCGAAGCCCTTGATCTCCTTGAAGAACAATTCGCTGGGGAGCGAGACGGTGGCCTCGACGCCGCGGAGCGAGCCGCCCGTGCCGTTGACCGGCTGGGAGATGATGCCCTTGCGGAGAACGGGTTCCGGACCGGATTTCACCGGGTAGCCGGTGAAGTCGGCAATGGACATCTGCTCGTAGATGTAATTCGTCAGCTTCTTGTTGAAGCCGGCGATGGCGATGTAGCCCTTGTTGTCGGCGAAGTAGCGTTCGATCGAGACGTCGATCGAGTTGGCCGCCCAGGGCTTGAGGGCCGGGTTGCCGCCGCCGCCGCTCCACGGGCTGTTGGTCGAGGAGGACGCGAAGGTCGGGTCGTAGCCCCAGGTGCGGGAGGCGCGCATATCATACATGCGCGGACGGGCATATTGGCGGGCGACGCTGAAACGGACGAGGGTGCTCTCGGCGACCTTGAAGTTAAGGGCCGCGTTCGGGGCAGCCTGGTTGTAGGTCGCACCGGCGGAGACGGCGTTCAAGCTGCTGCCGCTGGCGGAGAAGCCCTTCGACTTTTGGTCGGTGTGGATGCCGCGGACACCGATGTTGCCGGTGACCGGGATGCCGCCCCAGTTCGTCTCGAGGTTCAGCTGGACGTAGGCCTGCGTGATCTTCTCGTCGACGTCGTAGCGGTTGGCGACGATGCCGGTGTCGTTGTTGGCGGTGAAGCCGTAGATGTTGCTGTTGAGCGCGGCGAGCGGGTCGAAGGCATAGATCGAACCGAGGCCGAGGAAGCCCATGTCGGTGGTGCCGATCTTGGCCGGGAGCGGCATGGTGACCTGACCGTTCGGCGTGTTGATGTAGCCGGAGGGGCCTTCACCTTCGCGCTTGTAGCGGTCGGAGTAGAAGGCGCCGACTTCGACGTCCTTGAAGACGGCCGGGAGGGAGTGCTTGGTGGAGGCCTTGATCTGGCCGAGTTCGTCCTTGGACTTGAAGTATTTCAGGTAGCCATACATGCCGCCGCCGGGGAGGGAATCCGGGCCCCAGCCTTGCGGGTCGGAGAGCTTGAGGATGCTGCCGTCAGCGTAGTTCTTGGTCGGGGTGATCGTCGGGATGCCACCGGGGACGAGCTTGACCGTGACGGAATCAGCCGTGGTGAACGGCGTGCCGCGCTGGCTGAGGCCGGCGTAGGTCTCGAGGTTTTGGTCGGTGCGGGTGATCTTGGAGTAACCACCGTCGATCTCGATCGGCCACTCGGACTTCTCGTTGATCTTGATGTTGGCGCCGATGGCGAGCGGGGAAGCGTCGCGCACGAACACGTCGTTGCGGATGATCGGCATGACGTTGGTGAGGGTGGCGTTCGTGATGAGGCCATTGGACACCGTGTAGCCGGACTGCAGGGAGGCGGAGCTCCAGAAGGCCAGCGGAATTTCCATGCCGCGGAGGAGCTGCTTTTCCTGGAAGTCGGATTTGAAGAGGTCGAACTTCGCATGGAAGTTCTCGTTGGGCTTGAACTCCAGCACGAGCATCATGCTCTTGCGGTCCAGAATCGAATTGCGGACATAGGACTTCGTGCCGCCGAGAGCGAACGCTCCGTTCGAATCGGTCGGATAGCCCCACGCCTGGAATTGCTGACCGGCCCAGGGCGTCTTCGAGTAGGTGACACCGAGACCGATGCCGACCTTGCCGTCCGCCAGCTGGTCAATGTAGGTCAGGCCGAAACGCTCGCCCTTGGCGCTGATGCCGGGGGTGAGCTGGCCGAGCTGATTCCATTGATAGTAGCCGTTCATGTTGACCTGACGCTTGCCCTTCGAGAGGGGGTTGTAGGTCTGCATGTCGATCGTGCCGCCGATGCCGGCGCTGGTGAGGCGCGCTTCCGGCGTCTTATAGACCACGACGCCGTCGAAGAGCTCGGCCGGGTATTGGTCGAACTCGAGGGCGCGATTCAAATTGGTCGAGACCTGCTCGCGACCGCCGAGCGTGCCGACGGTGAAGTCGGCGGCGAGACCGCGGAGGCTGATCTGCTGGCTGCGTCCGTTGGTGCGCTGCGCCGCGAGGCCGGGCAGACGGGTGAGGGCGTCGGCGATGGAGACGTCCGGCAACTTGCCGAGGTCTTCCGGCGCGATCACTTCCGTGATGCTGACGGCGCTCTGCTTCTTGTCCGCAGCGGCAGCGAGCGATCCGCTGAAGCCCGCACGGACTTGATAAGCGTCGAGGACGACGACGTCGTCCTTCTTCTTTTCTTCTTCAGTGGCAGCGGCCGCTTGCGCGTAAGCCGACAAGGCCGTCTGCGAGAGCAGCAGGCCGGCGACCAGACCTCGATAGAGGAACCGGCGCGATTTCTGATGGTTGTGGGTGTGCATGGTGGGGGGATAAAAATCCGACAGCAACAAGGGTGGGGAGGGGTTAACAGCGAGAGGCGGACAGCAACCGCCTTTCTGGATGCTGCGACAAAACTCCGGTTCGCCGCCGCTCGCGACTGGGTTTCGCCGCAGAAAACCGAGATGGTTCGGACAACTCTTAGGTGACGGCCAGACCGGCCGCCGACCAGCCTCGCACAGGAGCACGCGGCCATTTCCCCTCTGAAAACCGCCCGGACGGCCACGACGAGACCCGGCGGGAGCCCTGCACCACCGCGGTTAGCCCGACCTCGTTTTCCTAAGATTTTTCCCGGCCTTGGAAGTCTTCTCGCGCCCGCGTCGTTTGACGCCCCCACCGGCCTGCGCGACCTTGCAGGCCTCCCCATGACGTCCCACCCCCCGTTCCGTCCGTGGCGCGCGTGCGCCATGCTGTGGTTGCTCTTGGTTGCCGTCGTCGCCACGGCCCAAACCGTCGCTCCGATCGTCGTGCCGCGCTTCACCCATCCCGGTGCCGGCCAGACGATCTACATCCTGATGCCCGACCGCTTCGCCAACGGCAACCCGGCCAACGACACCGGCGGCATCCCCGGCGGCCCCGAGGAGCACGGCTACGATCCGACCCGCACCGGCTATTTCCAAGGCGGCGACTTCCCCGGCCTCATCGGCAAGCTCGACTACATCGCCGGTCTCAACGTCACCACGATCTGGACGACGCCTCCCTTCAAAAACAACCCCGTCCAATCCGGCTCCGCCGGCTACCACGGCTACTGGATCAACGACTTCCTCAACGTCGACCCCCACTTCGGCACCAACGACGACTACCGCACCTTCGTCTCGCAGGCCCACGCGCGCGGCCTCCGCGTCTACCTCGACATCGTCGTCAACCACACCGGCGACGTCATCACCAACGCCGAAAACAAGTTCTCCTACATCGACACGAAGACCGCCCCCACGCGCGACGCCTCCGGCCAACCCTTCGACGAACGCGCTGCCGCCTACAACGGCCTTCCGCCTTCGCCCTCCGGGCTACGGCGAGACGACGCGAATCCCGCCGAAGCCTCGGCGAAGGCGGAGTTCCCCGCGCTCGACGCGAAAACCTCCTTCGCCCGCCCGCCCGTGCTCCCGCCCGGCAAGGAACACCTCAAAAACCCCGAGTGGCTCAACGACGTCACGCTCTACCACAACCGCGGCAACTCCACCTTCGCCGGCGAGAGCGCCGGCCGCGGCGACTTCGGCGGCCTCGACGACGTCATGACCGAGCACCCGCGCGTCGTCCGCGGCTTCATCGACGTCTTCGGCCACTGGCTCGAGCAAGGCGTGGACGGCTTCCGCATCGACACCATGCGCCACGTCAACGCCGCCTTCTGGCAGGCCTTCAACCCCGCGCTCCGCGCCAAGGCCCGCGCGCTCGGCCGCCCCGACTTCCTCCAATTCGGCGAAGTCATGCAGGAAGCCATCGACGTCGCGCACCTCGCCGAGTTCTCCACCAACACCATGGCCGCCGACGCCACGACCGATTTCTCGTTCGCCGGCGCCGCCCGCAAATTCATCTCCCAAGGCGCCCCCGCCGCCGGCCTCGCGGACTTCTTCGCCCGCGACGACTACTACACCGACCACGACAGCAACGTCCACTCGTCGGTCACGCTCCTCGGCAACTACGACATCGCCCGCTGGGGCTACTTCCTCTCGCAGGACAACCCCGGCACCTCGCTCGACCAACTCGCCGACCTCGCCCGCCTCGGCCACGGCCTGATGTATTTCGTCCGCGGCATGCCCGTCCTCCACTACGGCGACGAACAAGGCATGATCGGCGCCGGCGGCTGGGATCAACAAGCCCGCGAAACGATGTTCCCCTCGCGCGTCCCCGCCTACGTCAACGCCAAGCTCCTCGCCACCACCCGCACCGGCGCCGACGACAAGTTCGACCCCACGCACCCGTTCTACCGCCTCTTCGCCCAACTCGGCCAACTCCGCCGCGACCACCGCGCCCTCCGCACCGGCGCCATGATCGTGCGCCCCACCGCCGAGCCGGCGCTCTTTGCCTTCTCGCGCGTCGAGCGCAGTGAACGCATCGAATACCTCGCCGCCTTCAACGCCTCCCGCACCACGCCGCTCACCGTCACTGTGCCCACAAGCCAGCCCGCCGGCGCGAAATTCACTGCGGTCTTCGACTCCACCTCGGGTAGCCCGCAATCAGGTAGCCCGCGACCTCCGGGCGCGGGTGCTCCCGCCACTCAGGAAAAAGCCTCGAACTCTGCCTCCATCAACCCGCGCTCGGAGATCGCGGGCTACCCATCGACACCGCTCGCCGCCGACGCAACCGGCGCCGTGCGCGTCACGCTCGCCCCGCTCCAATTCGCCCTGTGGCGCGCCGACCGCCCCCTCGCCGCACCCGCCACCGCTCCGACCATCGCCCTCGTCACGCCCGCCAGCGGCACCGCGCTCACCTTCACCTCGCGCGAAAACGACGACCTCGTCTTCCCCAACCGCCGCGAAATCCGCGCCGAAGTCGGCACCACCGACGGCGTCGCCGAAGTGACCTTCGCCCTGACGCGTGCCTCGCGCCCCGGCCAAGTCGAACTGCTCGGCACCGACGACGCGCCGCCCTACCGCATTTTCTGGGCGCCGCCCGCCGACCTCGCACCGGACGAGAAACTCGAATTCACCGCCACCGTGAACGACCTGCGCGGCCACGTCGTCGCGACGAAAATCTCCGACCTCACCATCGCGCCCTCGAAGGGCCAGCCGATCCAATTCGGCATCGCCCACGCGCAAAGCCCGACCTTCACCGCCCAACCGCCCGCGCAACTCGCCGTCGACTTCGGCGCCGAGCTGAAACTCACCGCCGCCGCCACCGGCTCCGGCGATCTCGAATACCAGTGGTTCTGCAACGGAGAACTCATCCCCGGCGCCACCGCTGCGACCTACGTCGTGCCGCACGCCGTCACCGCGCACAGCGGCAGCTACCGCGTCGCCGTGCACAACCTCGCCGGCACGACGCTCAGCGCCGAAACGCGCGTCACCGTCGGCACCGCCCGCCTCGTGCGCCACACCGCGTTTCCGTCGCGCCACGCGGATCCGCGCACGATCGACGTCTGGCTCCCG
This portion of the Opitutia bacterium genome encodes:
- a CDS encoding MFS transporter; translation: MKDLKPLTLPAIWNMSFGFFGIQFGWGLQMANMSAIYQYLGASEGDIPILWLAAPLTGLIVQPIIGYYSDRTWHKTLGRRRPYFLVGAILASLCLLAMPNSGALWMAAGLLWILDASVNVSMEPFRAFVADLMPPHQRQVGFAMQSLLIGLGAVLSSSLPWLLTQLGVTNDVAHAGAIPQSVRLAFYIGAGVYLLSVLYTIVTTKEHPPEVDDAAKSGTAAAPMGFVSEILHGISNMPHVMRRLAVVQFFTWLGLFCMWIYFSPAVAHGVFGGSPGSPEYQRGIEWGGVCFATYNGVAFAVSFLLVALAQRGVPAKVMHRIGLLCAGVGLLSVGFVHEPKLLIVSMLGVGIGWATILSMPYALLSNSIPPAQMGFYMGVFNFFIVLPQILAATVLGPVVQHLLGGRAVAAVMVGGASMLIAALALQRVPEAASTETVSTL
- the malQ gene encoding 4-alpha-glucanotransferase, with product MEAPPNSWLNIRAAGVLAHVSSLPGDYGIGNLGAGARSFVDFLADSGVRYWQICPIGPTGFGDSPYQLFSGRAGNPYFIDLGELKEEGLLTDTELVPLRALPASQVFYGALYERFWTALAKASDRFLASGKDEIDAMGSFKEFRAANAGWLEPFADFMALKSHFQGRAWTTWPTELRRWTPQLRALFPDAVKKEVERHAFYQYVFFGQWDRLRRYAARRGVGIIGDVPIFVALDSADTWAHREVFQLDADGQPTVVAGVPPDYFSALGQLWGNPLYDWEYLRGTGYVWWIDRLRAAFELYDIIRLDHFRGFDTYWEIPADAPDARTGQWRTGPGAAFFAAIRVALPDAKIIAEDLGYIGPGVVALRRGAGLPGMKIVQFAYGHDANNANLPHYYPPDSVAYTGTHDNVTTRGWLESLAEPYAGKIADYFQLNGNAKSAWPIIRATLSTVSRLAVIPMQDLLDLGAEATFNRPGTMDGNWVWRFTADDLAKLRADKVATLKQWIQLYDRTGERPVRDYSEPPAH
- a CDS encoding TonB-dependent receptor; this encodes MHTHNHQKSRRFLYRGLVAGLLLSQTALSAYAQAAAATEEEKKKDDVVVLDAYQVRAGFSGSLAAAADKKQSAVSITEVIAPEDLGKLPDVSIADALTRLPGLAAQRTNGRSQQISLRGLAADFTVGTLGGREQVSTNLNRALEFDQYPAELFDGVVVYKTPEARLTSAGIGGTIDMQTYNPLSKGKRQVNMNGYYQWNQLGQLTPGISAKGERFGLTYIDQLADGKVGIGLGVTYSKTPWAGQQFQAWGYPTDSNGAFALGGTKSYVRNSILDRKSMMLVLEFKPNENFHAKFDLFKSDFQEKQLLRGMEIPLAFWSSASLQSGYTVSNGLITNATLTNVMPIIRNDVFVRDASPLAIGANIKINEKSEWPIEIDGGYSKITRTDQNLETYAGLSQRGTPFTTADSVTVKLVPGGIPTITPTKNYADGSILKLSDPQGWGPDSLPGGGMYGYLKYFKSKDELGQIKASTKHSLPAVFKDVEVGAFYSDRYKREGEGPSGYINTPNGQVTMPLPAKIGTTDMGFLGLGSIYAFDPLAALNSNIYGFTANNDTGIVANRYDVDEKITQAYVQLNLETNWGGIPVTGNIGVRGIHTDQKSKGFSASGSSLNAVSAGATYNQAAPNAALNFKVAESTLVRFSVARQYARPRMYDMRASRTWGYDPTFASSSTNSPWSGGGGNPALKPWAANSIDVSIERYFADNKGYIAIAGFNKKLTNYIYEQMSIADFTGYPVKSGPEPVLRKGIISQPVNGTGGSLRGVEATVSLPSELFFKEIKGFGIWANGAYTDSKVKPFGPTGPDMPISGYSRKVATFTVYYERHGFSARLSEKYRSSNRQYITTFGPPSRGGDVNPNGGFSVAQPEKTIDAQVSYTFQTGPLKNLTLLAQAYNLNNEPLVTYDNNDPRKVINYQKYGASYSVGASYKF
- a CDS encoding glycoside hydrolase family 31 protein, whose amino-acid sequence is MCALASSLIASHTAILAADFSSLQPIAAVASTTRTAQGVQLTAADGSTVAVSLLAPDLVRVRTLFAGQKPALDHSWAVAKTDWPAVPFQFSEDAAAVTLATAELKVVIMRDPLLIEFRDAATGRVLNADARPMGRDPKTGAVGAAKKLGYEEHFYGLGEKAARLDRRRGKFVMWTSDTPGYVEGTDPIYQSIPFYVGLEAGVAYGLFYDNSWRSTFEFGHLTQESANYTADGGELNYYFFAGPSLKKVVSRYTELTGRMPLPPLWSLGHQQSRYSYYPDKLVEHIADQYRAHDLPLDVLHLDIHYMDGYRVFTWDKSRFPDPVALSRRLAAQGIRLVTIVDPGVKYQPEGGYAPYDEGLKNDFFLKQTDGSVYVGEVWPGKSVFVDYTKEAARRWWGDWHRTLVDAGVAGIWTDMNEPADFRDPSGKLHENIRFDDLGQQTPYNGMRNTFALNMTRATYEGLQRLKPNERPFVITRAGYAGIQRYAVKWTGDNNATFASLSLNVPMFASLGLSGEPFIGADIPGFIGRGDGELLARSYQIAAFSPFFRNHTAIDSYDKEPWRFGRYYEDIARKFIKLRYALLPFIYTTMEEASRTGVPLFRPLVLNFQADENTATIDDQFMVGDALLAAPVTRAAQREREVYFPAGTWFDYWTGALVPGGQMRSVAVPLDHLPLYVRGGSIVPSTIAMSHTGEKPWNPLRFDVYPDAQGGAAGSLYEDDGLSPAYQKGALRRTTLTFANRKLTLSAEGAFQPAAREFEVVVHGVTANAVFVDGSALPADAWSRGANDSVSLRLPDTGKARVVEFR